A stretch of DNA from Gasterosteus aculeatus chromosome 7, fGasAcu3.hap1.1, whole genome shotgun sequence:
ATATACCTGCATGAGATCAGACTTTTCATATTActaaaacagacagaaaacctAAAAATATCATCCCTAGCAAGAATACgcattgatttgccttcatagtTACTTAGACAAGATAAATGAACGTTATATATGGTGGAACTTTGGACTTTGCAAAAGAACTTCATACCGTTTCTTCAGAGGTTACAGATACCAATGTCTTGCATTGCCCGAGCTTACCTGTAGATATTGTTTTCAGTTCCAATGAGAGGTGAAATTGGGTGTAAAAGCCAGAAAATCCACAGGCCCTTGGAACGTTGGGTTGGTAatgtgcttgttcctctgatgtGCTCAGCTGGACCCCAAATTAAGATGTGACAGAGTGCTCCTTGTGTCCCTAATTGAAAAATGGTGTGCGAAAATCGCAAAAGCCGACGCCCCTCCTATCCTGAGGTCATGGGGGATGGTTTTAAAGGGCGTGGCTTGGAATTAAAGATCAAGGGTGTGATTCATGGAAGCCACAGACGTTTGAACTTTCCATAGCACAAATGTATCCCCCTTTCTGACATGATAAgaacaaggaaacaaactcaataGACTATTCTTTGACTGTTCTCTTATGAAATAATATAGTGTTATATTAAACAACGTTTGGGTTTTTACAATATATGAAGCCTTATACATACGCTTGTACACATGCTAGTCTTTGGAGGTTGTATAGTTGTCGTAGCTGGTTGATGTTTTGCTGTGAGTTTGCCTTTGAGGGGTGGGTAGAttcaaatgaatataaaataaattaaagtaaTATGAATTATGTCATTACCAGTGTCTCAGCAAGTTAAGGAATTGTTAAGTACTATagtgtagtgaatgtgactgcataattcacctttgttctcGTTTTGTTGTACACGTAATTGCGACTGTTCCGGGATCGCGGTCCCTTTAAACGTTTTGTTATTTATGACGTAGAGACCCttgcttgtgaggttacagggCTTCGCCATCTTTAGAGTttgttgtggtaaaaataaacgagacacacgctggTGTTCTCAACTCGCGGAATTGCCTTTTATTCCAAAATCAACTTCCAGAATATTACATTTTGGTTCTCAAATGCATATACAGGTTTTGTAGATCTGGTGAACAGAAATTATTGCAACAActattaactttaaaaaatcCAAATCTGCTTTGTCTTTAAAATAGCTGGCTTGATCTATGCCACAGTATGTTCACAGTATTTTGTCCAAGAGTAATTTAACAGACACTCTGACTATTAAGAACTGTAACCAGTTAAAAGCAGTCGTCCCAAAATAACTCGACGAGTTTtggaacacaaaatgtttgttaCTAAAGGTTCAGATCTTGGTCTCTAACTGTTGGGGATAGAGTCCTGGGACTGTGTATTAAAGCCACTAACATAATCAGTTTACACAATGTTTATTTCAAAAATCTAATCAAGCATCGACTGTTACATAATACAATGTGCAAAACCAATTTCACCGATATTTGGTATTATAAATAGCATTGTCTATATGCAACTGCTCATCGCCTTGCGTTCTTGCACATTGATAAAATATCAGCCAATGAAGGCTTCATTAAAACGTTTTGTTAATCAACAATACAGTCACATgaaaaagaataacaaaaaacaacatgaaagaaaatacaaatgccTGTTATTTGCTAGTATAGTTTTCGGTGACattagagagaaaaagacatttctttGCCTGCAAAAGTAATTGGTCTTCAATAATATCACATCTGTACATGTTGAAGCTGGAAACTGGATAAGATGATTCACGGCATCATAATTTAATAAAACGTTGAAAATAAGGATTTCTTCAGTGGTTACTGTTGCATCATCAAGTTTTTACCTGAATGTGTGATCatacagtttttttcataaagccTTCAGAAGTCTGATCACCCTCCCTCACTTCAACTTTCAGTAAATGTCAGTAAATTAAGCGTGGCGGTTATGGTTTTCCATAGTTTCTCGTCTTGGGGGTTGCAGTTTCCTCAGAACGTTGGCAGACTGAGCACACCCACAGTGAGCAGCACAACTGTACGGGGGAACACAAAGACATTGCTTATGAAGCATTCCTCTAATGCACTTTTTGAACAAATTTTCATTTTGATGAAAAACCCTTAACTTACCTTGTGTCAGAGATTGTTGGAATGTAATGGCGTGgctggtggtgtttgtgttagtGATAGTGGAGTTGGGATTTGCCAGGTCTACAAAACCTTGTATTCTTGTCATTGGGCTTCCCAGGGCACCACTAGCTGAAAAACgaaaaaagatgttttttctaCGTTGCAACATATTAATATATGATCTGTGACAGTCTCAGTGACAGTGGGTCTTAGCTGGctgtttaaaatgcaaatgatgatgtgtgtgtccaTTGTGTTGGCTTACTGCTGTTGAAAGTTCCATTGGAGACTGCAAGTGTAACACCGACGGCTCTTGCAGCTTGGTCTGGTACAGTGGCACCAAATGTACACTGGATATTACTTCCATTGACTTTGCCTTTCACAGAGCTCAcactcagctgcagagggaagaCAATCGGGAAGATGACCAACAAgaaaattagttttaatataaaaaccaTTATGTAAGTGACAGAAACCGTTGTCCATTACAGTTACTCTGAGCAGCATGCTTGTGAATTGATTACAATATAGTAGGCCTACATTTCTGATTACCGTAGTTGTTCCAAAAGTCGCTAAACTACATTGTTAAGCCAAGCAGGACTTTGCTGCAAACATTTCCAATTGTAGATTACAACGATCTTGATATTCAGCAAGAAAACTTCCCCTAAACACTGGAATAATTATACCAcgtttctgtgtgtgaaaagtccaaccaaaaaataaaacattggtgCCAACATACAGCTCTAGTTCCTCCTCACTCCAATTCTAACTCACATTTGTCACAGTCAGCTGGCCATTGTTGAGGAATGTGGTGAAGAATTTAACAACACCTCCGTTATTTGCGCAGACATAGGTTGGGTCATTTCCTCCCTATGGTGGACAAAACAGAAGCGTTTCATTATCCGTTCACTCAAACTAACTATCATTGGCTTTTGGTTAGCTCTAATCTGTGGATGGGTAGTAGAACTTAACGTACCAGTATGGCGTCCTGTGAAAAGGTGGCGGCAATGTAGCCGTCCGACTGTCCAGAGAGCCCAAACTCAAAGTTACTACCGTTGGTCTTCTTGGCATTCAGAAAGAAACAGGAACGTGTGGAGGGGTCACAGCTTGAGGGCTCAGCCACACAAAGCACCGTAGAACCACATCCGGTCCGAGAAAGCGGTGTCTGAAAGGGAGATGAGAAAAATTCAAAGAGAGTCCGCAATGTGCGCCTTGAAGATGATAAACACCATAtatgagaagaagttcagctctgTTCTATTTCACCATGCTCTTTGTTTGGGATCACTCACCTGCAGAGCTTCCACTGTGATGCCGCTCCCTGTCGGGTTTGGACTCGTCATGTTACCCGAAGTCGTCATGTTACCCAAAGTCGTCATGTTACCCGAAGTCGTCATGTTACCCAAAGTCATGTTACCCAAAGTCATCATGTTACCCAAAGTCGTCATGTTACCCAAAGTCATGTTACCCAAAGTCGTCATGTTACCCGAAGTCGTCATGTTACCCAAAGTCATGTTACCCAAAGTCGTCATGTTACCCAAAGTCGTCATGTTACCCAAAGTCATGTTACCCAAAGTCGTCATGTTACCCAAAGTCATCATGTTACCCAAAATCGTTGTGTTACTCGAAGTCGTCATGTTTTCTGTAACCGCCAAACTCCCGGACAGTGTCGCAAATAGCACAGCGAAGACCAGTCTGCTGTCCATGCCTGAATTGGGGCGAGATTATTCATTTCAGTACTACACGGTTAACTGTGGTGTATCTATTAGCACCGTAAGGGCAATAATACAAGGAGAAATATATAacttatatatacttatatatggTGTAATTTTGGACTTCGCAAAAGAACTTAAAGTACTTTATACGGCATTACTTCAAAAGTTACAGATACCAGTGTCTTGCATTGCCCGAGCCTACCTGTAGATATTATCTTCAGTTCCAAAGAAAGGTGAAATTGTGTGTAAAAGCCCCAAAATCCGCCGTGATGATGTGTTGCGTTGGTGATGCGCTTGCTCGTTCCTCTGATGTGCTCAGCTGGATCCCAAGTTAACTTGTGACACCAGTGCTCCCTGTGTCGCTATTTAAACGGTGGTGTGTGAATAGAGAGTGGGCGAGGTTTTTCGAGGGTGTGGCCTCGAATGAAGGTGTGATGGCGGCAAGCCAcacgtttttttctcttctcacaGCACAAATGTATCCCGCTTTGTCCCTTCTAATGTTTAGCTGACGCACGTAGCCTACATATTTGACATGATGAGGACGACGAAACAAATAGTGTCTTTTGACTGTTCTCTTATGAAACCGCAGTAGTGTCGTATTAAACAACGTCTTTCTAATACATGAAGTTTGTACACACGCTGACAGTCGTCGTAGCAGGCTGATGAGTTTGCCTTTGAGGGCCGGGCCAATTCCAATTGATATCAATTTGATAAAGACAAAACTCAAGCAAGTTAAGGAATTGTTGAGTAATATAGAACACTTTGGGTCTCAAACGCCCCGCCCCGCTCTCTATTTCAAATGACAGCTTCCATTTAGACATGCGATTGTCTGATTCGATGGACAACAGCATATTTACTACCAGCGCAATAGGAACTTCTTTTTTATTAGCGTTTAGAAGAATTTGTGTGAGTGGTTTCGTGAGTGTAGTGACACGGACAGCTGAGCGAAACCACTCACTGGTGACACCACGACCAGAACTGGTTTGTCGGGCCCAGCCCATGTTGTTAACATCAATGTAGTCTTTGTGTACTGTGGTTTCTTGTACGCAATCCTCCTCCTTGTCTTTACAACAGGCGTGTTAAGCACCTCTGAGCTGCTATGATATCACATTGGGAGTAGAGCTTTTGAAATGTGTTAGAGGGCGGAAAGGTAGTTTACTTTCCAGACTGCATCAAAGAATTCTTCTTATTTGCCATGATTGTGTACAGGCTCAAATTAAAGGTGGTCGCGTTCATGTAAACAATGAAGATGCGTCTGCGCGTTCGCTGGGCTGCGATGTCAATTCTTTTTTGCATAAACCAGTCAGTGAGTCAGGCTTTTCCCCggtaaacccccccccagtCCTAACGGCCGTGAAAGTAGTTTTGTGATGTCAGAGCAATGAATCATGTCAACAACGACACAGGAGGGGACTTTCTGAGGTCATCGGGTGAGTTGAGGAAAAGGCATCTTGACTAGCAGGTGTTTCCAGCCCATTGCTCAATAGACGTACGTCACCATTGGGGACATTGGAAATGACGCTGCCTCGTTTTGCCAAAAAACGAGGCAAAAGAGCTGGGGTGTTTGTCCAGTCcagtaaaatgtgtttcatcGCAAGACGCCGGGCGCGCTCCACTCTCCTTTTCAAGCCGATGGGTCTGTGGTTAGTTTACCACGTAGCCGCTTCTCGGTCGGCTTGACCTGAGGTTGCTTTTAGCGTTAACAAAAAGCAGGATGTGAATTTTAGAACTTCCCTTTTAAGACTCTGGACTGCGGAGCAGCGAACCGACAAACCACAAACAGGCCCGCCGGGCCGCTTGCTTGTGTGCACAAGGCCCCGCCCTGTACACACACATGATCCGTAACACGTCCCAGTCCTTCATCTTCTCACCAGCCAAATAGTCCAGCAGCACCGGGGGTGTTATGTGCACGTGGAGGCGGATCACAATGTTTGCGCCGGTGATCCTCGTTCCGAGTTAAAGACGTCCTGTGTTGCTGCAATGCGAGTGCACCAAAGGTCACGTGCCCGCCAAAGCACGGAGGCCGCTGTCCTACTGAGAGTCCCGCTGAGACGGCGCTCGCCACCGGCCCGTCTCTCCTGACTGCATCGTGTTTTGTTAACTCCCGACCAAACAAAGGCTGTGTGCACATCCTGTACTGGTGCTGCCTGTGGGAGAGTTGTGTGCTCACAGTGTCACACTATTTTACCGACCTTCTCACTTGTGTGAGGAAATTCAATTCTTGTatgattatttttgttgtcttcGGCTTTTTCACATTAGGATTATTATATCATACCATAAGGACTCGATCGGCTTGTAAATCCCGTGTTTGGGCGTttgagagcgcgagagagagagagagagagactatttCGTGTGGTTTTCAGCAGCTTGATTGATAATAGtgatttaaatgttgtttgaacGCTTAAAACTATTCAGTACCGCATATTAATGGGTGGGACATGCAAAGATGCTGTGACAATGTTGGCCGTAATATAATGCTGTGACATTGTCCCACCGAGCGATTCATAACTCGGCTTCTGAAAGCGCCGTTGTTTGAACAGCTGACACTGACAGCGCGTCACTGACGTGCGTTTGAAAAGATGTTTATttgaacacacaaaaatgttctttcatcCCCGTAACTTTCTGAGTATTTCCTCAATTGAGCTTGACGCGTTTGGGCCCTCCCGCCTCTGGGAAGGTGTGGCCCCCCGGTATCAGAGCACTACTTTATGCGACAGGTCATAGGTCCTGTTGGGCCTGTTGGGCCTGTTGGGCCCCGCTGACCAAGAGGTTGAGGAGATTAGAAGCTGCACCTTCTGGCTCGTCTGCTGGAACTCCCAAGTCATTCATGGTGCTGTTTGCTGGAATGCAACTCACTCGGCCCAAAACGGGTGTCGGCAAAACAAGTGTGCTTTTCCCTTCTCACTGTTAATGAATGAAAtgcaggaaaaaataaaataaaaaagaattgtaAAGCCCCCGTTGACTTTTGAAGCAAACGACCGCTGTGTAAATAGTTTAAATAGGCCCAATCAGAATACCTCATTgcactattatatatatatagtattgtatatattacatttagaacacatattttttaatgtatattttgaATTATGGAACGGACTCAATTTCATTCCGTCACCCTGCACATAGAAAAAGAAACCCCGGTAATAAAAAAGCTATGAGGCAAATTTGGTAACAGACCGCAAAAGAAATCATTTGCATTGTGAAGGAAAATCTAAATAtgcctttttcccttttggttAGTTCATTGAATCCGTCTGAGGAAATGGGAGTGAGTTCTCTCCGCTGATTGAATGCAGGAAATGTTTTTCTCACATCTTGTTTCCAGCTAACTGGAACTGGAAATATTGACTGGAAATATTACCTTGCATGTTTTGCCTTTTACCGCCCAGGGGGGGTTGAGGGACGCGCTCTGCCAGGCATTTTGCATCTACGCAATGTTGTGCTCCatcaaaaggaagaaaaacagaaaaccagCGTGgctatttttcattttagagAATGTGTACGTTTTTCATTTAAGCTGAACAGTAAAAACCAAATGATGTTGGAGGTTGTAGGACCTGACGTTACATTAGCGTTAATAAAAAGGGGGATATGAACTTTAGAACTTCCCCTTTACAACTCTGAGGAGATTTAGAGCACCAactcattattttaaatattcatcacatTAGTGTTACTGTCATCATGAACCAACACTACCCTTttctccccacaggcttctgtggatggtggtcctatctgatggtggtcctacACCTGCTtgctactcgcaattatttgaatcacctctgtcataggaattatagatcttttacgttgttcattctgtacacatgacatcattgtagtctgtccgtCCCGGGACAGGggtcctcctctgacgttctccctcgggtttcttccctttttaacCCATGGAAGGGCTTTCATTGTCTTGAGGGTTTTCGGGACGGAGGATGGCGCATGTGTACAGAACGTATAGACCTCTGGGGCAGATTTGTACTTTgtgttacacaaaataaaatggctgCTCGTGGTTCTCATACTGCATACGGGAAAACTTCCTTCATCAGCATAAT
This window harbors:
- the LOC120822920 gene encoding uncharacterized protein LOC120822920; translation: MDSRLVFAVLFATLSGSLAVTENMTTSSNTTILGNMMTLGNMTTLGNMTLGNMTTLGNMTTLGNMTLGNMTTSGNMTTLGNMTLGNMTTLGNMMTLGNMTLGNMTTSGNMTTLGNMTTSGNMTSPNPTGSGITVEALQTPLSRTGCGSTVLCVAEPSSCDPSTRSCFFLNAKKTNGSNFEFGLSGQSDGYIAATFSQDAILGGNDPTYVCANNGGVVKFFTTFLNNGQLTVTNLSVSSVKGKVNGSNIQCTFGATVPDQAARAVGVTLAVSNGTFNSTSGALGSPMTRIQGFVDLANPNSTITNTNTTSHAITFQQSLTQVVLLTVGVLSLPTF